The Flavobacterium jumunjinense genome includes a region encoding these proteins:
- a CDS encoding heavy-metal-associated domain-containing protein, which yields MKKIIMVLLMGMFSLVIFSQEKKSKNKQVSFKVTGNCEMCEKKIEKAAFSIKGVKSADWKNDEQNIFLIIDETKCSTLDVANAIAKAGYDSELVKADDEDYDNLHGCCQYKRD from the coding sequence ATGAAAAAAATAATAATGGTTTTACTAATGGGGATGTTTTCATTAGTAATTTTTTCTCAAGAAAAGAAAAGTAAAAACAAACAAGTTTCATTTAAAGTGACAGGAAATTGTGAAATGTGTGAGAAAAAAATTGAAAAAGCTGCATTCTCTATTAAAGGTGTTAAAAGTGCCGATTGGAAGAATGATGAGCAAAATATATTTTTAATTATTGATGAAACTAAATGTAGTACATTAGATGTTGCCAATGCAATTGCAAAAGCAGGATATGATTCTGAATTAGTAAAAGCAGACGATGAAGATTATGATAATTTACATGGTTGTTGTCAATATAAAAGAGATTAA